A window of Aerococcus urinae contains these coding sequences:
- a CDS encoding ABC transporter permease, with amino-acid sequence MNKKNLPIFISLLIVSLFFTVIFYYAYTNISSSNRQLKATNFYHARLSEDLSQEEIEKLNQVEAIELVGGTSARAHSAKYKDHLISMVGQDVQVNQMREESYLLAGRFPESADEIVLNESLVKQEDLTLGDELVIELGDRQVDGETIDARSTYTAEESFETKERRHYTLVGVYKDFYNENLKINYGLPLVADDEELIPLITFHDFKAAYAQRETIQDEIQSLLGKEVELDFNDSLVRYYGLDVSQSKNLMTQLVNALSLLLCMGIFVFFIKNIFWVWGVRKIRELSMYKSIGSTDFQIYLLLVKGAVTVSVLPVLIGHVLGFFLIRYLFEVANSGKAEVVFFNQVHFNWILSLVIIPVALAVVLVAVIYPARKIAKIDIIEGLKGNFNFSKRRGKKRNPNLWKELRLNNMASIKSQRYISAIGILIVAIFCIVYAIADYNRDFYAFDDGYDLTVHYYNDTGDLPAILPEILADYEGEGYISKEKNLAIEPNLELSQAAQSLGLDEQLKQMMADTKPLYIRGILVALENDDLQKLGGSPGEFTLYNQVQADPNEPLAQAEKVPYFDHPDQLDISINEKQRSLSIAHSIDDLGPYRTRLLPFTVMVYTDFETYQELMEEVQDDKNYNYPFEMKLKLAKGEAGRAKEEITSRIENTIAYNESFKVFTDEEIQDEQFTDIQSFKLIIYGIAAIIFLMNITNGYSSINLSLMSRRKEIGTLYSIGMDVQALRKHFSREFLFEQGKSFFLSALITLGIMLGIAGLFKSVDMKALILYFPYLVFLGFSLLVYGLNLLIYWTGLSAILNHEPIDLIRGI; translated from the coding sequence ATGAATAAGAAGAATTTACCAATTTTCATTTCACTTTTGATTGTTAGCCTCTTTTTCACGGTGATTTTTTACTATGCTTATACCAATATTTCGTCAAGTAACCGCCAGTTGAAAGCAACAAATTTCTACCATGCCCGCTTGTCGGAAGACCTGTCCCAGGAAGAGATCGAGAAACTCAACCAAGTGGAAGCCATTGAGCTTGTAGGTGGGACTTCTGCCAGGGCCCACAGTGCTAAATACAAGGATCATCTCATTTCCATGGTGGGACAGGATGTGCAAGTCAATCAGATGCGGGAAGAGTCCTATTTGTTGGCTGGGCGCTTTCCCGAGTCGGCGGATGAAATCGTCCTGAATGAATCTCTGGTTAAGCAGGAAGACCTGACCCTAGGCGATGAGCTAGTGATCGAGCTAGGAGACCGTCAGGTGGACGGGGAGACGATCGATGCCCGGTCCACATATACCGCTGAAGAAAGCTTTGAGACCAAAGAAAGGCGTCATTATACCCTGGTGGGTGTCTACAAAGATTTCTATAATGAAAATTTGAAAATCAATTATGGTCTCCCCTTGGTGGCTGATGATGAAGAATTGATCCCTTTGATCACTTTCCATGACTTCAAGGCAGCCTACGCCCAGCGCGAGACCATCCAAGACGAGATCCAAAGCTTGCTAGGGAAAGAAGTAGAATTGGACTTTAATGACTCCCTGGTCCGCTACTATGGTCTGGACGTCAGCCAAAGTAAAAATCTGATGACCCAGCTTGTCAATGCCTTATCCCTTCTCCTATGTATGGGGATCTTTGTCTTCTTTATCAAAAATATTTTCTGGGTCTGGGGCGTGCGCAAGATTCGTGAGCTCTCCATGTATAAATCCATCGGCTCGACGGACTTTCAAATCTATCTCTTGCTGGTGAAAGGGGCAGTCACGGTCTCCGTCCTGCCCGTTTTAATCGGCCATGTCCTGGGCTTCTTCCTTATTCGTTATCTCTTTGAAGTTGCCAATAGCGGCAAGGCTGAAGTGGTTTTCTTTAACCAGGTTCACTTTAACTGGATCTTGTCTCTGGTCATTATCCCGGTGGCCTTAGCCGTTGTCTTAGTAGCGGTCATCTATCCAGCGCGTAAAATTGCCAAAATCGATATTATTGAAGGCCTCAAGGGGAATTTTAACTTCTCTAAAAGACGAGGCAAAAAAAGAAATCCTAATCTTTGGAAAGAACTTCGACTGAACAATATGGCCAGTATAAAGTCCCAGCGCTATATCTCAGCTATTGGCATCCTCATTGTGGCCATCTTTTGCATTGTCTATGCCATCGCTGACTACAATCGGGACTTCTACGCCTTTGATGATGGCTACGATCTCACGGTCCACTACTACAATGACACCGGTGACTTGCCCGCTATCCTGCCCGAAATTCTAGCTGACTATGAGGGTGAGGGCTATATTTCTAAGGAAAAGAACCTGGCCATTGAACCTAACTTAGAGCTCTCACAGGCCGCTCAATCACTGGGCCTGGATGAGCAATTGAAGCAAATGATGGCTGACACCAAGCCCCTATACATCAGGGGAATTCTGGTCGCCCTCGAAAATGACGACCTCCAGAAACTGGGTGGCAGCCCAGGGGAATTTACCCTCTACAACCAGGTCCAAGCAGACCCCAACGAGCCCCTTGCCCAGGCTGAAAAAGTGCCGTATTTTGATCATCCTGATCAATTAGACATTAGTATTAATGAGAAGCAGCGAAGCCTTTCCATTGCGCACAGCATTGATGATCTTGGCCCTTACCGGACCCGGCTCCTGCCCTTTACCGTCATGGTCTATACAGATTTTGAGACTTATCAAGAGCTGATGGAAGAGGTTCAAGACGATAAAAATTATAATTATCCCTTCGAAATGAAGCTCAAGTTAGCCAAGGGAGAAGCTGGTCGGGCCAAGGAGGAAATTACCAGCCGCATCGAAAATACCATAGCTTATAATGAAAGTTTCAAGGTCTTTACAGATGAGGAGATCCAGGACGAACAGTTTACAGATATTCAAAGCTTCAAGCTGATTATCTATGGGATTGCGGCCATCATCTTCCTGATGAATATCACCAACGGCTATTCCTCCATCAACCTGAGCTTGATGAGCCGGCGCAAAGAAATTGGAACCCTCTATTCGATTGGAATGGATGTCCAGGCTTTGAGAAAGCACTTCAGTCGCGAATTTCTCTTCGAACAAGGGAAGTCCTTCTTCTTGTCTGCCCTGATTACTTTAGGGATTATGCTAGGAATCGCTGGGCTATTCAAGAGCGTCGATATGAAGGCCTTAATTTTATACTTCCCCTACTTAGTCTTCCTGGGCTTTTCACTCTTAGTTTATGGCTTGAACTTGTTAATTTACTGGACAGGTCTCAGTGCTATTCTAAACCATGAACCGATTGATTTGATCCGAGGAATATAA